In Paracoccus sp. TOH, a single window of DNA contains:
- a CDS encoding mannitol dehydrogenase family protein: MDRLSNQTLAQLDQPGPGYDRAALRPGILHFGVGNFFRAHQAAYLDRLMNMGLAQDFAIIGAGVMPGDVRMRDTLAAQDYLYTLVEQSADRSDARVLGPIVDYIAPGDHGRIIATLADPAIRIVALTITEGGYFIDAATGHFDRAHPAIAADAANPEAPQTVFGLIVAGLKARRAAGHPPFTVMCCDNIPHNGKVTCEAVAETARLSDPELAAWIAANVAFPNAMVDRITPATSDRERRMVREDFGIPDEAPVFCEDFIQWVLEDNFPAGRPPLEKAGVEFVADVTPWELMKIRILNGGHAVIAYPAGLLDIHFVHEAMANAQVRAFLEKIEADEIIPAVPPVPGTDLQAYFAKVAERCANPKIGDTVRRLCLDGSNRQPKFIVPTVAHRLQAGLPVEGLALESALWCRYCAGVTDSGAEIEPNDPNWDSLLPRAQAARHDPAAWLGMAEIYGATGRDPRFAEPFARWLAMLWDKGTRATLDAYLKG; encoded by the coding sequence ATGGACAGGCTTTCCAACCAGACGCTTGCGCAACTGGACCAGCCCGGTCCCGGCTATGACCGCGCCGCCCTGCGCCCCGGCATCCTGCATTTCGGTGTCGGCAATTTCTTCCGCGCGCATCAGGCCGCCTATCTGGACCGGCTGATGAACATGGGGCTGGCGCAGGATTTCGCCATCATTGGCGCCGGCGTCATGCCGGGCGACGTGCGCATGCGCGACACGCTGGCCGCGCAGGACTATCTTTACACGCTGGTCGAGCAATCGGCTGATCGCTCGGACGCCCGCGTTCTGGGGCCGATCGTGGATTACATCGCGCCGGGCGATCACGGACGGATCATCGCCACGCTGGCCGATCCGGCGATCCGCATCGTGGCGCTGACCATCACCGAGGGCGGCTATTTCATCGACGCCGCCACCGGTCATTTCGACAGGGCGCATCCCGCCATCGCGGCGGATGCGGCCAATCCCGAGGCGCCGCAGACCGTATTCGGCCTGATCGTCGCCGGGCTGAAGGCGCGGCGGGCGGCGGGTCATCCGCCCTTCACCGTGATGTGCTGCGACAACATCCCGCATAACGGCAAGGTCACCTGCGAGGCGGTGGCCGAAACCGCGCGGCTGTCGGACCCGGAACTGGCCGCGTGGATCGCGGCCAATGTCGCCTTCCCGAACGCCATGGTGGACCGCATCACCCCGGCGACCAGCGATCGCGAACGCCGCATGGTGCGCGAGGATTTCGGCATCCCCGACGAGGCCCCGGTCTTTTGCGAGGATTTCATCCAATGGGTGCTCGAGGACAATTTCCCCGCCGGCCGCCCGCCGCTTGAGAAAGCCGGCGTCGAATTCGTCGCCGACGTCACGCCCTGGGAGCTGATGAAGATCCGCATCCTGAACGGCGGCCATGCGGTGATCGCCTATCCGGCCGGCCTTCTCGACATCCATTTCGTGCATGAGGCGATGGCGAACGCGCAGGTCCGCGCCTTCCTGGAAAAGATCGAGGCCGACGAGATCATCCCCGCCGTGCCGCCGGTGCCCGGCACCGACCTGCAGGCCTATTTCGCCAAGGTGGCCGAGCGCTGCGCCAATCCCAAGATCGGCGACACGGTGCGCCGGCTCTGCCTTGACGGTTCGAACCGGCAGCCGAAGTTCATCGTGCCGACCGTCGCGCATCGGCTGCAGGCCGGCTTGCCGGTCGAGGGGCTGGCGCTGGAATCGGCGCTGTGGTGCCGCTATTGCGCCGGCGTGACCGACAGCGGCGCCGAGATCGAGCCGAACGACCCGAACTGGGACAGCCTGCTGCCCCGGGCGCAGGCGGCGCGGCACGATCCCGCGGCCTGGCTCGGCATGGCCGAGATCTATGGCGCCACGGGGCGCGATCCGCGCTTTGCCGAACCCTTCGCGCGCTGGCTGGCGATGCTGTGGGACAAGGGCACGCGCGCAACGCTCGATGCCTATCTCAAGGGTTAG
- a CDS encoding carbohydrate ABC transporter permease, producing MARKVTETRRWTFTILAWGVALAIFFPILWTILTSFKSEADAIASPPKFLFFDWTTENYAEVQSRSPYFRHFLNSVIISVGSTLLGLLIAIPAAWSMAFQPAKRTKDLLMWMLSTKMMPAAGVLIPMYLLFRSWGLLDTRIGITVVLMLINLPIITWMLYTYFREIPGEILEAARMDGASLSKEILYVLTPMAVPGIASTLLLNVILAWNEAFWTLNLTTSQAAPLTTFIASYSSPEGLFYAKLSAASTMAIAPILILGWFSQKQLVRGLTFGAVK from the coding sequence ATGGCCCGCAAAGTCACCGAAACCCGCCGCTGGACCTTCACCATCCTGGCTTGGGGCGTGGCGCTGGCGATCTTCTTCCCGATCCTGTGGACGATCCTGACCAGCTTCAAGTCCGAGGCCGACGCCATTGCCAGCCCGCCGAAATTCCTGTTCTTCGACTGGACGACCGAGAACTATGCCGAGGTGCAGTCGCGCTCGCCCTATTTCCGGCACTTCCTGAACTCGGTCATCATCTCGGTCGGCTCGACGCTGCTCGGGCTGCTGATCGCCATCCCGGCCGCCTGGTCGATGGCGTTCCAGCCGGCCAAGCGGACCAAGGATCTGCTGATGTGGATGCTGTCGACCAAGATGATGCCGGCGGCCGGCGTGCTGATCCCGATGTATCTGCTGTTCCGCAGTTGGGGGCTTCTGGATACCCGCATCGGCATCACGGTCGTGCTGATGCTGATCAACCTGCCGATCATCACCTGGATGCTCTATACCTATTTCCGCGAGATCCCGGGCGAGATCCTGGAAGCCGCGCGGATGGACGGCGCCAGCCTGTCGAAGGAGATCCTTTACGTCCTGACGCCCATGGCGGTGCCCGGCATCGCCTCGACCCTGCTGCTGAATGTGATCCTGGCCTGGAACGAGGCGTTCTGGACGCTGAACCTGACCACCTCGCAGGCGGCGCCGTTGACGACCTTCATCGCCAGCTATTCCAGTCCCGAGGGGCTTTTCTATGCGAAACTTTCGGCGGCGAGCACCATGGCCATCGCCCCGATCCTGATCCTCGGCTGGTTCAGCCAGAAGCAACTCGTGCGCGGCCTGACCTTCGGCGCGGTGAAATGA
- a CDS encoding ABC transporter ATP-binding protein produces the protein MGSITLQQVRKTFGDVEVIPGVDLQINDGEFVVFVGPSGCGKSTLLRLIAGLEDVTSGRIVIDGQDMTQAAPARRKLAMVFQSYALYPHMSVRKNIAFPLKMAGMAANEQERRVQHAAGILNLTDYLDRRPGQLSGGQRQRVAIGRAIVREPSAFLFDEPLSNLDAALRVNMRVEISELHKKLATTMVYVTHDQVEAMTMADKIVVLRAGRVEQVGSPLELYRKPANRFVAGFIGSPNMNFIEGEAAERMGAHAIGVRPEHFTMSTTDGAFAGRVGVAEHLGSDTFLHIDLDGGPHIVARAAGEFPVHHGDRIWLTPQDGRVYRFDRQGLAL, from the coding sequence ATGGGTAGCATCACGCTTCAACAGGTTCGCAAGACCTTCGGCGATGTCGAGGTCATTCCGGGCGTCGATCTGCAGATCAACGACGGCGAGTTCGTGGTGTTCGTCGGTCCCTCGGGCTGCGGCAAGTCCACGCTCCTGCGGCTGATCGCCGGGCTCGAGGACGTCACCTCGGGCCGGATCGTCATCGACGGGCAGGACATGACCCAGGCGGCGCCGGCCCGGCGCAAGCTGGCGATGGTGTTCCAGAGCTATGCGCTCTATCCGCATATGTCGGTCAGGAAGAACATCGCCTTTCCGCTGAAGATGGCCGGCATGGCGGCGAACGAGCAGGAGCGGCGCGTCCAGCACGCGGCCGGCATCCTGAACCTGACCGACTATCTCGACCGCCGCCCCGGCCAGCTTTCGGGCGGCCAGCGCCAGCGCGTCGCCATCGGCCGGGCCATCGTGCGCGAGCCCTCGGCCTTCCTGTTCGACGAGCCGCTGTCGAACCTCGACGCGGCGCTGCGGGTGAACATGCGGGTGGAAATCAGCGAGCTGCACAAGAAGCTTGCCACCACCATGGTCTATGTCACCCACGATCAGGTCGAGGCGATGACCATGGCCGACAAGATCGTCGTCTTGCGCGCCGGCCGGGTCGAGCAGGTGGGCAGCCCGCTGGAGCTTTACCGCAAGCCGGCGAACCGCTTCGTGGCGGGCTTCATCGGCAGCCCGAACATGAACTTCATCGAGGGCGAGGCGGCGGAGCGCATGGGCGCCCATGCCATCGGCGTGCGCCCCGAGCATTTCACCATGTCCACCACCGACGGCGCTTTCGCCGGCAGGGTGGGCGTGGCCGAACATCTGGGCTCGGACACCTTCCTGCATATCGACCTGGACGGCGGGCCGCATATCGTCGCGCGGGCGGCGGGCGAGTTCCCGGTCCATCACGGCGACCGCATCTGGCTGACCCCGCAGGACGGCCGGGTCTATCGCTTCGACCGGCAGGGTCTGGCGCTGTGA